GCAATCAACCTGGCCGCCGCGGAGTAGTCGTACGGTGAAACGTCGAGCGGACACAGGCTGGGCACGATGCGCAGCTCCACTGCGGTACCGGCAAAGCGCTCGGCGTCATACACCAGTTGCCGCGCCACCAGCAGACTGAGCGCATGCATGGCGCGTGCGATCGCACCCGGCGGCGCCCGTTCCAATGCGCAGGCGAACCCGGTGGGCAGCACGATCACCCGCGTGGCGCCAAGCCCGACCGCGGCCGAGATCGGCGTGTTGTTGGTTACCCCGCCATCGACCAGCCAGCGCGTGCCGATGCGCACCGGCGGATACACGCCGGGAATCGCGGCACTGGCCAGCACGGCATCCACCGCCGCACCGGCGGACAGCAACACCTCCTGGCCATTCAGCATGTCCGACGCCACCAGGTGTACCGGCAGCGCCGCGTCTTCCAGCTGCCGGTAAGGCAGGTGGCGCTCGAGCAGGCGCCGCAGCCCGGACGAATCCACCAGATGGTCGCGCCGGCGCAGCAGGCCGAACACGCTGCCCAGGTTGAACGGCAGCACGTCGCTGCGCTTCAGCGCGCACCAGATCCGCTCCAGCTCGCGCGCACCGGTGTTCGTCGGGTCGCCGGCGAAGTACGCCGCGTTGATCGCGCCGGCCGAGGCGCCGACCAGGAATGCCGGCGTCTCACCCCAGTCGAGCAGGGCCTGCAGCATGCCCACCTCGATCGCGCCGAGGCTGCCGCCGCCGGCCAGCACGAAGGCCGTGCGCCGCTGCGCACTCCCGACGGTCGGTTTCGCCTCTGCCATCTCGGCCACCTGCATGCGTCGATATTACGGCGCGCCCGGTCATCTGACGCATGCCGCAGTGGCAGGTTCCTCGCGCGGGCCCGCGGCAGGCCATCCCGTTGTCGTTGCGCCGTCAGCCGGCCGGCGTGTTCGGCACCATCACCATCCACGACACGCCGAAACGGTCGACCAGCATGCCGAAGCTGGAGGTGAAGAAGGTCGCCATCAGCGGCTGTTGCACCTCGCCTTCATCGGCGAGCGCATCGAACATGCGCTTCGCCGCGGCGTCGTCATCGGCCGAAAGCGCCAGCGAGAACCCGTCGAACTCGGGCGCGCCGCCGCTGTAGCCGTCCGAGACCAGCACCTGGCTGGCGCCGATCTGCAGGCAGGCGTGCATCACCTTGTCCGCCGGCAGCTGCGTGCCGTCCGGGCACTGGGCGGAGCCTGCGGGGCCGTCGCCGTAGCGCATCAGCATGACCACCTCGGCGCCGATCGCCCGGCGGTAGAACGCAATGGCCTCTTCGCAATGGCCGTCGAAGAACAGGTAGGGCTGGACTTGCATGGGGGTGACCTCGTCGTCGGGTGGGCAAAGCGGAGCCGGCGCACCGGCTCACTGGGACACGACGAACGGCCCGCCCGCCAATCGACGAGGTCAGCGCATGCTGCCGCTGTCCAGGTAACGCTGGTGCCAGGACAGCGCCTCGTTCAGCAGGTGCGGCGTGTGCTTGCCGTAGCTGTCGCGGCAGGCGCGGTCGAAGTAGTCCTGCAGCATCGGCCGGTAGTCCGGGTGCGCGCACTGCGCGATCACCGCCCGCGCCCGCTGCTTCGGCGACAGCCCGCGCAGGTCGGCCAGGCCCTGCTCGGTCACCACCAGGCCCACGTCGTGCTCGGTGTGGTCGACGTGGCTGACCATCGGCACCAGCGACGAGATGGCGCCGCCCTTGGCTGTGCTCGGACTCATGAAGCACGACAGGAAACCGTTGCGGGCGAAATCGCCGGAGCCGCCGATGCCGTTGATGATGCGGCTGCCGGCGACGTGGGTGGAATTGATGTTGCCGTAGATGTCGGCCTCGACCATGCCGTTCATCGCGATGCAGCCGAGCCGGCGCACCAGCTCGGCGTGGTTGGACATCTCCTGCGGACGCAGCACGATGTGCTGGCGGTAGAAGTCGATGTGGCGCACGAACTCCTCCACGCCCTCGGGACTCAGCGACAGCGAGGTGGCCGAGGCCATCGCGATGGTGCCGTCGCTGATCAGCTCCAGCATGCCGTCCTGGATCACCTCGGTGAACGCGGTCAGACCGCGGAAGCCGCCCTCGCGCAGGCCGCCCAGCACCGCGTTGGCGATGTTGCCCACGCCCGACTGCAGCGGCAGCAGCTGTTCGCCCAGCCTGCCGGCGGCGATCTCGTGGCGGAAGAACTCCACCAGGTGTCCGGCGATGCTTCGCGACGCCTCGTCCGGCGG
This genomic stretch from Rhodanobacter thiooxydans harbors:
- a CDS encoding patatin-like phospholipase family protein — protein: MAEAKPTVGSAQRRTAFVLAGGGSLGAIEVGMLQALLDWGETPAFLVGASAGAINAAYFAGDPTNTGARELERIWCALKRSDVLPFNLGSVFGLLRRRDHLVDSSGLRRLLERHLPYRQLEDAALPVHLVASDMLNGQEVLLSAGAAVDAVLASAAIPGVYPPVRIGTRWLVDGGVTNNTPISAAVGLGATRVIVLPTGFACALERAPPGAIARAMHALSLLVARQLVYDAERFAGTAVELRIVPSLCPLDVSPYDYSAAARLIARARSETRRWLEQGGLEQARIPPQLREHHD
- a CDS encoding VOC family protein — its product is MQVQPYLFFDGHCEEAIAFYRRAIGAEVVMLMRYGDGPAGSAQCPDGTQLPADKVMHACLQIGASQVLVSDGYSGGAPEFDGFSLALSADDDAAAKRMFDALADEGEVQQPLMATFFTSSFGMLVDRFGVSWMVMVPNTPAG
- a CDS encoding acetyl-CoA hydrolase/transferase family protein is translated as MTTRIAHTGLAARRMSAEQAAELILPGMTVGMSGFTGAGYPKAVPLALATRISTAHERGDKFALRILTGASTAPELDGALARVGGIDFRLPYQSDPELRARINAGQIEYMDIHLGQVAQYAWCGFLGKIDVALVEVAGILPDGRLVPSTSVGNNKTWLDLADKVILEVNRRQPEGLDGMHDIYYGTALPPHRKPIPLLQPGDRIGEPYLRCDLDKVVAVVETDAPDRLGRFAPPDEASRSIAGHLVEFFRHEIAAGRLGEQLLPLQSGVGNIANAVLGGLREGGFRGLTAFTEVIQDGMLELISDGTIAMASATSLSLSPEGVEEFVRHIDFYRQHIVLRPQEMSNHAELVRRLGCIAMNGMVEADIYGNINSTHVAGSRIINGIGGSGDFARNGFLSCFMSPSTAKGGAISSLVPMVSHVDHTEHDVGLVVTEQGLADLRGLSPKQRARAVIAQCAHPDYRPMLQDYFDRACRDSYGKHTPHLLNEALSWHQRYLDSGSMR